The following is a genomic window from Staphylococcus capitis subsp. capitis.
TAACTTTTCAAAAGTTGGTTCCCCTAACCAACCTAAGCCTAATGACGTCACTGTAATACCTAACTGACATGCAGATAGATAGTAATCCAGATTAGCTATCATTTTTTTGACTATTTTTGCGCTTCTATTTCCTTCTTCAACTAATTGTTCAATTCGCGTTGATCTTACTTTAACAAGTGCGAATTCAGATCCAACGAATACCGTAGTTAATGCAATCAAAAAAAAAATGTGATTAAACTAATTATGGTCGAAGTTTCCAATTAATTCCCTATTTCTAGGGATTCACCTCCATATTATATGTGTCACGCATAGGTAACACGTTTTGAAAATCATCGTTATTAAATAAGTGACGACTACATGTTAAGACCTTCCCATCGTGACACCCCCGAAAAAAATGTAATTTCTTCTATTTTATCATATATCGTTTCTAGAATGTTAAATATAAACTCAATGCTATATTATACTCAAAACAATTGTCCTAATCAATCAAACACATTATTTTTCAAAATGATGAGGCACACCATTTTTAATAGTCGTCATTACATTACATTCATCATCTAAGATAACAATATCTGCATCTTTACCGACCTCAATGCTACCTTTAACATCATCAATACCTAAAGCGATGGCTTGATTTAAACTAGTAACGCGCCATAAATGTTCTAAACTGTCTCCTGTGAATTTAATCAAATTATGAAGACCGTCATTCATTCTTAAGATACTGCCAGCAAGCGCGCCACTTTCTAAACGCGCTTCTTTATCTTTAACAATGACGTTTTGACCTCCTAAATCATATTCACCCTCAGGCATACCTTTTGCTCGCATCGCATCAGTAATGAGATAGCAATTCTTATTTCCTTTAAGTTGATAAGCAAGAGCGATAGAAGCAGGATGTGAATGTACACCATCAACAATCATTTCAGTTTTTAAGCCTTTATTTAACCACGCAGCGCCAAAAACACCTGGATCACGATGAGCAAATCCAGTGGCAGCATTATATAGGTGGGTAATGTGTTTAGCTCCACTCTTAACAGCTTCATTCGCCTCATCAAATGTAGCTACAGTATGACCAATTGAAAAAATAATATTATCCTTTAATGCTTTTAATGTTTCTTGTGCCCCTTCAACTTCTGGAGCAAATGTAATGATTTTAATTAAACCATCTGCCTCTTCTTGAAAAGCACGAATTTGAGCAGCGGAAGGACGCTGCACATATTTAGGATGTTGTGCACCTACTTTATGTTCTGAAATAAATGGTCCCTCTAGGTGAACTCCAGTTATTTCTGCTGCATTTTCAATGTCTTGATGCGCTTTATAAGTCACAATATTTTTCAAAGCTTTGTTAATATTCTCAGATGATTGAGTCATTGTTGTCGCTAAGAAGGAAGTTGTACCTTCTGATAATAATGATTCTGCTAGATGTTTAAGTCCGTCATATGAAGCATCCATTGCATCTTCACCATATCCACCATGTATATGTATATCTATAAATCCAGGTAAAATATGTTGGCCTTTAGCATCTAAGAATTGAATTGACCCATTAGCATCTGCCGCTTCCTTTTGAAAATGCCCTGATCCTACGCTTAAAATTTTGCCATCTTTAATATGAATGAAACCTTTATCGATAGTTTGTTCCTCTGTGTATATTTTCCCATTCGTGATTACAAATTCTGACATACTTCAAACCTTCTTTTCTTTATATTGTCATATTGTTATTCAGCTATTTTATTATATCTTTATTAGCGTCTCTTATCATTCATTTCTATATATATCCCATACCTATCTTTAGTAATATTTATCTATTTTTCACAACATATGCATGATAAAAGCCCTTGCCGAACAAAGATGTTCTAGCAAGAGCTTCTCACAATTTATATTATTCATCCATAGCTTTAGAAGCTTGAATTTCATTTTTAGTTACTTTAGGTTTTAAGAAACCGTATAATAATGCTGAAACTATCGTACCTACAACTAATGCAAGTATAGTTTGTAGAACGTGGCTGAAGTCTGTTGCAAGAATTACGATAATACCACCATGTGGCGCATTAATTCGAGAACCTAGACCTAATGCAATTGCACCTGCAAGTCCTGAACCTACCATCATTGATGGAATAACACGTAATGGGTCAGCAGCAGCAAAAGGAATTGCACCTTCAGTAATGAATGATAATCCCATTACATAGTTAGGTACGATTGAACCTCTTTGTTCTTTCGTAAATTTCTTTCTAAAGATTATCATTGTTGTAGCAATAGCTAGTGGTGGAATCATACCACCAATCATAGCTGCTGTGATTGGCGCAGCATTTCCTTCAGTTAATGCAGCAGTTGCGAATACATAAGCAGCTTTATTGAATGGTCCACCCATATCAATTGCCATCATAGCACCTACAACTAGTCCAAGTAACATGATGTTTGAACCTGATAGATTATTTAAACCATTTAATAATAAATGATTTAGCCATGAAGCTGGAGGGTTGAATACATATACCATTAATAGACCAGTAATTGTTACAGAAAGCACTGGATAAATTAAAGTTGGTTTTAGACCTTCTACTGCTTGTGGTAATTTACGTGTAATATATTTTATTCCTTGAGTTAAGTAACCTGCTAAGAAACCTGCAATAATACCACCTATAAATCCTGAACCACCTGATATCGCTAGCATACCACCAACTAGACCTGCAGCGAAACCTGGTTTATCTGAGATACTACGAGAGATGAAACCTGCTAGAACTGGAATAATTAATGCGAAGGCACTATTTTTACCAATATTCCATAATTGTTCAGCAAACGCATTGTGCTCAGAACTTTTAGGATCAAATGAATTTGGACCAAATAAGAATACGATTGCCATTAAAATACCACCAGCAATTACAAGTGGTAACATATTTGAAACACCATTCATCAAGTGTTTATAGAATGCTTTACCAGGGCTAAGTTTCTCTTCGTTTTTATCCTCAATACCTTTAGCACTATCTCCACGAGCAACAAATGGTTTGCGACTAGTGTCAAATGCAGTGTTAATTAATTCTTCAGGACGTTTTATTCCGTCAGCTACTGGCACTTCAACAACATTCTTACCGTCAAAGCGATCAGTCTCAACATGAACGTCTGCCGCAACAATAATACCAGTTGCACGCTCAATATCTTGTTCAGTTAAATGGTTTTTAATACCACTTGAACCATTAGTTTCCACTTTAATTTTAACATCCATTTTTTCAGCTTGTTTTTTAAAGCATCTCGTGCCATGTACGTATGTGCGATACCTGTTGGACAAGCAGTGACAGCTAGAACATATGGCTCATTACTATCATTAGCACTATCACTTGCTGAGGAACCCGCTACAGCACCTACGGCATTTGCTTCATTTTCTTGTGCTTCTGCTTCTTCCTCTTTAGTAGCTTCATCATCCGCTTCATCAATTATTTGTAATACCTTTTCAGGAGATTCAGCATTAATTAGCTTCTCACGTACATTTTCATCCATTAAAATGCCTGAAAGTTTAGCAAGCGCATCTAAATGAGTCTGTGCGCCACCTTCTGGAGCAGCAATCATAAAGAATAAATGTGCAGGTTGCATATCTAAACTTTGATAGTCTACACCTTCTTTAGATTTCCCAAATGCTATTGCAGGAGATTTTACAGCTGCTACTTTCGCGTGAGGAATCGCAATTCCTTCACCAATTCCTGTTGTACTTTGTGATTCACGATTATGAATAGCTTCTTTAAATGAAGCAACATTACTAAGTTTTCCTGCTTTATCTAATTGATTGACTAATGCTTCAATCACGCCGTTTTTATCTGAAGCAGATAAATCCATTGCAATTGTATCTTTAGTTAATAATTCTGTGATTCTCATTTAATTCACTCCCCATCAAGTACAGAAACCGTAACTTGAGATTTAATTTTTTCTATAGCATCCCTAGTTGCTAAATCTTCTTCAAAAGCAGTTGCTGTTCCAGAAGCTACTGCTTGTTTAAAAGCATCTTGGATAGATAACCCTGATTCTAAACCTGCGACCATTCCAGCAACAGTACTATCTCCAGAGCCTACAGTATTGATGACTTTACCTTGTGGATTCACAGCTTTGATACTTTGTTGTTCATCTACATAAACAGCTCCATCGCCACCTAACGAAATGATAACGGATTGTGCACCTTTTTTAAGAATTTCTTTACCGTATTTAACTACATCCTGGTCACTTGATACCGTCGTATTGAACATGACTTCAAGCTCGTCTTTGTTTGGTTTAATAAATAATGGCTGATACGGTAATACTGTTTCAACTAAATCTTTTTCAGCATCTACCACAAGCTTTGCGCCAGTGTTTTTAGTTATTTCAGCAATTTGAGCATAAGCATCACTTGGAATACTATTTGGAACGCTACCTGCTACAATCACTGTATCTTTATTTGTCGTGTTTTTAATTTGTGTTAACAGAGCTTGAAATTGATCTTGTGTCACCTTTGGACCTGGTGCATTAATTTCAGTCTCTTGACCTGATTTGAGTTTTACATTAATACGAGTATCTTCATCTACTTCAATAAAATCTGTATGAATCTTACTTTCTTCTAAAGTTTTTGATATAAATTCTCCAGGAAAGCCACCTGCAAAACCAAGTGCAGTTGAATCAACATCTAGAGTTTTAAGTACTCTTGAAACATTTATCCCTTTCCCACCTGCAAATTTATACGTTTCTTTCGCTCTATTTAATCCTTTTAATTCAAAACCATCTGTAAACATGATGTAATCAATTGAGGGATTAAATGTAACTGTATATATCATGATTGTCCTCCTAAAAAATGATATTGGTTAGTGTACGCTTCAGTGACTTTATTTTTGAACGCCTTTTGTGAAGTAATGATTTTAATACCATCTAGCATTGGCACTCTTGCAAAATATACCTGATCAAATTTCGTTTGATCGACGAGTACATATTTCTCATTAGATAGCTTCATCGCTGTTTCTTTAATCAAAGCTTCTTGTTCATCTGGTGTTGTAAAACCATACTTCAAATCCATACCGTTCATTCCAATGAACGCCCGATCGAAACAATACCTTCTCAATGTTTCCAATGCATTTGCACCAACAGTTGCCATTGTTGTCTCTTTCACCTGTCCACCAATCATTAAAGTTTTAATCCCATTCTTTAATAACTGTTCCACATGTGTCATACCGTTCGTCACAACAATGATATCTCTCGCATCGATATATTGAATCATTTCAAACGTAGATGAACCTGCATCTAGGAAAATGCATTCGTTGTCTTTTATTTCCTGAGCGGCTCGTTTACCAATTTCTTGTTTTTCTCGTAAGTTCTGAGTCAATTTCTCAGTCAACCCAGGTTCTACTACACGATTTTGGTTAAGCGTTGCACCACCATGAACACGTTGTAATTTACCTATCTTTTGTAATTTGGATAAATCCCTTCTAATTGTTGAAGCACTACAACCCGTTCTATCAATTAATTCTTGGAGTGTTAAAAAATCTTTTTTAGCTAATTCTTGCAATATTAAATCATGACGTTTTTCTGAAATCATTTTTATCACCCCATCTCAATTATCATTATAATGAGTACGCTTACATTTTTCAATCATAAATTATCAAAATCAATCAAAAACATTCACTATGTGACAAAAATAAAAACATCTAAATTAATAGATGTTTTATATATAGCCGATGCTATACTATCAGTACAGCAATTAAACATGAATAATCTATTCATTCAAAACCAATCATATGTATTACACATTAATTTGTCTATTCGTGTGTAATATGTGCCAATTGCGCTTGAGTCATCTCTACAAGATCATCTACTTGGATGATGATTTGCATACCACGTTGACCACCACTAACATATACTTTGTCTAAGTTTTTCGCAGAAGCATCAATTGTTGTTTGAAATAGATGTTTCATACCTATAGGTGAACAACCACCCCTCACATAGCCAGTAACTTGTTTAAGTTGATCCAATGGCATTAATTGAAGTTTTTTCTCGTTGACCACATGAGCCGCTTCCTTCATATCTAATGATGCATTTACCGGAATCACAAAAACGAAATGACCATGATTCGCGTTTTCTAATACAAGCGTTTTATAGACTTCTTCAACATTTGCACCAACCAATTTAGCAATTTGTTCACCATGTTGGTGTTTATCAGTGACTTCATAGGTATTCATGCCATACTTAATTTTAGCGCGGTCCAGCATGCGCATCGCATTTGTTTTTTTACTTTTAGCCATCTTTCCACCCTCAATATTATAGCTTTTATTCAATATTTATTTTAACATGCCACCATCCATTTCTATGACTTAATAGCATTTAAATGTATTCTATATACATAAAAATTCACTCTTTCTATGTACTTTAAAAGAGTGAATTGCTATTGCGAATTAGATTGTTCAGTATTTACATGGCCATATTCATCTACTGAAATATTTGTATGTTGTCTACCATTAACATCTGAGAATGAATATTTAGCTGTCGGTGATTTACTTTGCATATGGTCAATTTTATAATTGTTTTTCATATGATGGTCTGCGTAGTTTAAAGCAATCACGTTACATTCTTGTGGTGTGAAATTATAAGATGTTTGGTTATTTGTTGTTTTTTTATTGTATTTATTATTCGTTATCTCATTGTCTTTATCATTTTTATCTTTTTCGGATGCCTTAGCCGTATAGTTTGAATGTAAATTGAAAGTGTCTTCAATGTAAGAAACTTTATTCACTTTTGAAAATGTGCATATCGTTTGATGTACTTTTGCTAAAGCATTTTGGTTTGTAGCTAGGAAAATCAATCCTACTAAACAAATTGATAGTATTACGGCTACAACACTCAATAATAAATTTTTCAAATTCATCCCCTTACCCACATTTCTCTTAAGATTTTCATCTATCTTAACATATTAATTTTTGAAAAAAGATATGTAGGTTACAATTTAAATAGATTGTAATATTTGTAACATTAGTATTAACGAAGTTGTTACTTTTGTCACATAAAAGACGCATGTCATATATATAAGAAATTTAAAATTTACGGTTCTTAACGTCTTAAAAATAAGAAAACACTCTAAATTGTACGTTTTTTCGTAATTTTTAGAGCGTTACCTTATTTATACTAATATTAAGATTGTGATTGCTTACGTCTGGATCTTAGCCACTTTTCAATAAAGATAATTACAATACCGCTTAAAGAGACTGCGATAGCCATATATAACGGAAATTCTAAGTTTACGTCGAACAATGCTCTTGCTACTAAAGGTCCAATAAAGTTACCCATACTTGTAAAAGTAGAATTAAGACCTCCCGCAAATCCCTGACGGTCTCCAGCAATATTTGAGAAATAGTTAGTTAAAGCTGGACGAATCATATCGAAACCTATAAATACAATGAAACTAATGACCATAATTGTCCAATAACCATTGGATAGAATCAGCATCACCAGAACTATAAGCTGAATAAAGTAAGGAGCTTGCTATAAAATTAAGCTCTGTCATATACTTCATAAATTTATCAAAGAAGAATACTTGGAATATAGCGCCGAAGAAGCCCCCACCAGTAATCGCAATTGAGATATCTTTTGGAGAATAATTAGCTTTTTCTGAAGTGTATAATGAGAATAATGTCTCAAAAGCTGACAATCCAAAAGCTAAGACTAACGTTAATATAACGGGTGTGATAAACACTTTCCAATTGATTTTAGTGAGTAATTCAGGTTGATATTGATGAAAGCCATCTGTCGTTTCTTTTTTAGGATTATGGATTAAAACTAGAGACATTGTAAACGCGATAGCTCCTAAAGATCCTGCAAAATAGAATGGTAATCTATGCGAGATTTCAGCTAGAAATCCACCAAATCCAGGACCTAAAATAAAACCAGAATTAATTATGGCAGACATATACCCGAAATTCTTAGCTTTATCTGCGCCTTTAGAAATATCAGCAATCATACCTGTGACACCGGGCATTACCATTCCTGCACTAAATCCTCCTAGCACACGCGAAATCATAAGAATAGTAAATGTCTGTCCTGCCGCAAACATAAATTCTGAAATTGAAAATAAAACAAGACCTATGCAAATTATAAGTTTCTTGCCTAATTTATCCGCCAAAGTACCTCCAAATGGTGAAATAACCATTTGTGATAATGCAAACGCAGCAACTAATACTCCTAAATCGCTCCCTTTTAAACCTAAATCTTTTAAATAAACTGGTAATACTGGGATAACAAGACCAATTCCTAAGAAAATTAGAAATATATTAAAGTACAATGTAAATAATTGTTTTCTCATAAGATGTCCTCCTCTCTACATGTATTACTGACAACTTATTTCAATGAATGATGCTTAAAACATCTGTCATATCCCAAAATAAAACGAACTAATTAGTCCTTACTGTCTATATAACTAAAAGTTTCTACATTGTATAATATTTCATTAACATTTTACAATAACAATTCATAATATTTTAAGCATTTAACAAGTTTATTTTAAGTTTTAGAGAGAATTTGAGGCTACATTATTGTGTTAACTTCATATTATTTGATATGACATGCATTTACAGTTAACATTAAAACTCGACAATTCAATTAATTATTAAAATCTTTAAGAAAGTAGTGCATGATAATGCAACCACGTTATATTGCAAGGATATACTTTATAATTTTATTTATTATTTCTCTTGCTGAAACAAGAGTTTTTAATTTTATGACCTTAAATTTATTTTTAGCATATGTGCCTTTTGAACTTTGCTTACTTTTAAAGTTATTTAAACCAAAGAAAGTATTTGAATGGCCTTTATTTGTTGTCTTTGGATTGATATTTCTACTTTTAGTTCCTAATACTTTTTATATGATTACAGATTTAATACATTTGAACCAATTTCAATTTAATTTTCTCGTAGGATTGAATCTTACTGAATGGGTATACTTCACTTTCCTAATGCTTGGCGTCTTTTTAGCGATATATGTTATGATTTTAATCTTTATGGAAATAGGACATTTAACTTCTCATTTATGGTTAAATCGTACACTCATCATTGTACTTATGTTCTTAAATGGTTTAGGTATATATATCGGCCGATTTTTAAGACTTCATACCGTCTATTTAATTGACGAGCCTTTAAAGATAGCTACTCAAGTACTTTCAGTGTTTAATATAAAGACTTTCATGTTTGTGCTTCTAATGGTAATGATGCAAAGTACGATTGTTTTATTTGTAAAAGGGGTGAGATTACAAAAATGATATTCGGCATTATGTTATTAATCATCATTCTCATCATTTTACAGCTTATTATCGGTCATTTCTGGCATGAGGTTGGATTTAATTATACTCAAAGTATTCAACTCATGTTTTTACCATTAGGTATCGGACTATTTATTATGCAAATTGCTTACTACGAAAGACATTACCCAAATTGGGAAGTTCCTCTCAAAGTTAAGCTTAGACTTAAATATATGTATATTATCACTTTCTTAGAATATGTAGCAGTTTATATCTGTCTTTTTAGATTAATCTAGTACTAAGGTGTATATATAAACAAACTCAGATATGATATAAAAACACTCCATAAAAATCGTTTATGGAGTGTTTTTATAAATATTTATATTTTCCTTAGTTATTCCAATGCTTTAAATTCTGACATCACATGATCTCTGCTCTCGCTATGATCTACAATTTGTTTAGGATAATCTTTTCCTAACTCTATACCTTGCTCTTTAATTTGACGCTCGTGCTTATAAGTATCATGTAAATATTTCGCATCAACATCATTAAGTATCGGTATAAATTTTTTAATGTATAACGCCTTTTTATCAAAACGTTCACTTTGTCGTACTGGATTAAACATTCTAAAGTACGGCACAGCATCTGTTCCTGTTGAAGCAGACCATTGCCAACCATGTACATTTGAAGCAGCATCATAATCGATAAGCTTTTGTCTAAAGTATTCTTCACCCCACGTCCAATCAATAAATAAATCTTTTGTAAGAAATTGTGAAACAACCATTCTCATCCGATTGTGCATATACCCAGTAGTATTAAGTTCTCCCATTGCAGCATCAATGATTGGAAAGCCTGTCTTCCCTTTAGTCCATAAATCAAAATTCTCCTCATTATAAGACCAATTCAAATTTTGATATTTTTCTTTAAAAGCATGATGCGCTGTCTTAGGATATTGAGTCATCAAGACATAATAAAACTCTCTAAAAATTAATTCACGAATAAATGCTTCATAATTTTGTTCATCTTTATCATAACTATTTAGCAGATCATTAAATATCTGAATAATATCAAGCACTCCATATGCTAGATATATACTTAATTGACTAGTAAGGACCTCAGGCAAATATTCACGTTTTGTATCATAATCTTCAATGTCTTTATCTAGAAAATCAGACCATTTATATTGTGCATTCTCTTCACTAATACCACTTTGACTATAGTTACCTTTTACTTTTTGTTTTGATTTAACGCCTACTTTAGCTATATCTTTAAGATCATAATTGTAAACTGTTCTTTTCATTAAATATGGGCGCCATTTTTTATAAAAACTCGTAAACACTTTATATGGTTCACCTTTGTTATTACGTGTTTTACTTGGTTTAAAATAATGATTAGCTCTTATAGTCGTTACAGATATATCTTCTTTTTTAAATTTTTCTTTCTGATGCAAAATGTCATACTCTTCCTTGTGATAACTCATAATATCACCAGCAATAACCACCTGATTGATCCCTTTTTCTTTACTGAAATCAATCAATTCATCATAGTCTATTAGAAACGGTTGAATATCGTGATCATAGAGTGTATTAACAAATTTTTGTAATGTTCCATAATAATAATGACGCTTCATTGTAGCTTCATTACTAAACTCTTCTTTTGGGATAATATAATAGCATTTTTCTATATCTTCCATATTTTGATAGACATATTCAAATAAAGGATTGTTATTCGTTCTAAAAACTCTATTTAAGATGACACCTAATGCCATGATTGTTACCACCTAACATATTTTTTATTATTTTACCCTGAAAAGAGTTCACGAACACACAACAATATTCACATAAAAAAGGAGCGGAAAAGAAATATAATTTATCAAAATTATTTTCGTAGTCCCGCCCCAATTTGCATTGTTTGTAGAACTTCATTCTAAAGACATTCTCTATGTTAGCCCCCGAACCGACAAAGATAACTATGATTGAAAGAAGCTTGAAATAAGCGCACTTTCAATTCAGACATCTATTGTCTGTATATTAAATGAGACTGCGACAATGAATTATGTCCCAGCCTCTACAAAATTTAGTTTTTAAACTAAGCCCAACCATTTCCAGTAAGTTAAACTAAATACTATTACAAGAATGTAACCTATAATCGTCAAAGGGATCCCTGTTTTCAAGAAATCTTTGACTGTAAATGTTCCAGTACCATATGCAAGCATATTTTGCGGTGCACTTACAGGTAGCAAGAAACCAAAACTAATCACAAATTGTTGAATTAACACAAACCCAATTGCATGATCTCCTAAATGAAGTGTTGACGTTAATGAAATAAATACTGGAATTAGAGCAGATGATAGACTTGTCGCGCTTGCAAATCCTAAGTGAATTAATATATTAAATAACGTTATTAAAGCAATTGTTGCAATAATAGGTAAACCTTTAAGTCCC
Proteins encoded in this region:
- the pfkB gene encoding 1-phosphofructokinase → MIYTVTFNPSIDYIMFTDGFELKGLNRAKETYKFAGGKGINVSRVLKTLDVDSTALGFAGGFPGEFISKTLEESKIHTDFIEVDEDTRINVKLKSGQETEINAPGPKVTQDQFQALLTQIKNTTNKDTVIVAGSVPNSIPSDAYAQIAEITKNTGAKLVVDAEKDLVETVLPYQPLFIKPNKDELEVMFNTTVSSDQDVVKYGKEILKKGAQSVIISLGGDGAVYVDEQQSIKAVNPQGKVINTVGSGDSTVAGMVAGLESGLSIQDAFKQAVASGTATAFEEDLATRDAIEKIKSQVTVSVLDGE
- a CDS encoding DeoR/GlpR family DNA-binding transcription regulator, which encodes MISEKRHDLILQELAKKDFLTLQELIDRTGCSASTIRRDLSKLQKIGKLQRVHGGATLNQNRVVEPGLTEKLTQNLREKQEIGKRAAQEIKDNECIFLDAGSSTFEMIQYIDARDIIVVTNGMTHVEQLLKNGIKTLMIGGQVKETTMATVGANALETLRRYCFDRAFIGMNGMDLKYGFTTPDEQEALIKETAMKLSNEKYVLVDQTKFDQVYFARVPMLDGIKIITSQKAFKNKVTEAYTNQYHFLGGQS
- a CDS encoding DUF1361 domain-containing protein, whose protein sequence is MQPRYIARIYFIILFIISLAETRVFNFMTLNLFLAYVPFELCLLLKLFKPKKVFEWPLFVVFGLIFLLLVPNTFYMITDLIHLNQFQFNFLVGLNLTEWVYFTFLMLGVFLAIYVMILIFMEIGHLTSHLWLNRTLIIVLMFLNGLGIYIGRFLRLHTVYLIDEPLKIATQVLSVFNIKTFMFVLLMVMMQSTIVLFVKGVRLQK
- a CDS encoding PTS fructose transporter subunit IIC codes for the protein MNGVSNMLPLVIAGGILMAIVFLFGPNSFDPKSSEHNAFAEQLWNIGKNSAFALIIPVLAGFISRSISDKPGFAAGLVGGMLAISGGSGFIGGIIAGFLAGYLTQGIKYITRKLPQAVEGLKPTLIYPVLSVTITGLLMVYVFNPPASWLNHLLLNGLNNLSGSNIMLLGLVVGAMMAIDMGGPFNKAAYVFATAALTEGNAAPITAAMIGGMIPPLAIATTMIIFRKKFTKEQRGSIVPNYVMGLSFITEGAIPFAAADPLRVIPSMMVGSGLAGAIALGLGSRINAPHGGIIVILATDFSHVLQTILALVVGTIVSALLYGFLKPKVTKNEIQASKAMDE
- a CDS encoding deoxyribodipyrimidine photo-lyase; the protein is MALGVILNRVFRTNNNPLFEYVYQNMEDIEKCYYIIPKEEFSNEATMKRHYYYGTLQKFVNTLYDHDIQPFLIDYDELIDFSKEKGINQVVIAGDIMSYHKEEYDILHQKEKFKKEDISVTTIRANHYFKPSKTRNNKGEPYKVFTSFYKKWRPYLMKRTVYNYDLKDIAKVGVKSKQKVKGNYSQSGISEENAQYKWSDFLDKDIEDYDTKREYLPEVLTSQLSIYLAYGVLDIIQIFNDLLNSYDKDEQNYEAFIRELIFREFYYVLMTQYPKTAHHAFKEKYQNLNWSYNEENFDLWTKGKTGFPIIDAAMGELNTTGYMHNRMRMVVSQFLTKDLFIDWTWGEEYFRQKLIDYDAASNVHGWQWSASTGTDAVPYFRMFNPVRQSERFDKKALYIKKFIPILNDVDAKYLHDTYKHERQIKEQGIELGKDYPKQIVDHSESRDHVMSEFKALE
- the nagA gene encoding N-acetylglucosamine-6-phosphate deacetylase, which gives rise to MSEFVITNGKIYTEEQTIDKGFIHIKDGKILSVGSGHFQKEAADANGSIQFLDAKGQHILPGFIDIHIHGGYGEDAMDASYDGLKHLAESLLSEGTTSFLATTMTQSSENINKALKNIVTYKAHQDIENAAEITGVHLEGPFISEHKVGAQHPKYVQRPSAAQIRAFQEEADGLIKIITFAPEVEGAQETLKALKDNIIFSIGHTVATFDEANEAVKSGAKHITHLYNAATGFAHRDPGVFGAAWLNKGLKTEMIVDGVHSHPASIALAYQLKGNKNCYLITDAMRAKGMPEGEYDLGGQNVIVKDKEARLESGALAGSILRMNDGLHNLIKFTGDSLEHLWRVTSLNQAIALGIDDVKGSIEVGKDADIVILDDECNVMTTIKNGVPHHFEK
- the ybaK gene encoding Cys-tRNA(Pro) deacylase — translated: MAKSKKTNAMRMLDRAKIKYGMNTYEVTDKHQHGEQIAKLVGANVEEVYKTLVLENANHGHFVFVIPVNASLDMKEAAHVVNEKKLQLMPLDQLKQVTGYVRGGCSPIGMKHLFQTTIDASAKNLDKVYVSGGQRGMQIIIQVDDLVEMTQAQLAHITHE